One segment of Pirellulales bacterium DNA contains the following:
- a CDS encoding HD domain-containing protein, producing the protein MPRRFVNQLGHQESVDQVFLASQKQLRPNRNGNLYLQVELSDRSGSLAARMWNATDADHRGFEDGDFVRVEGTTQIYQGALQMIATSVSKARPEEIDLADFMTLSPAEIDQLAVRLAELLRDISDPHLRNLAECFLADEEFMDRFSRTPAGVKNHHAYPGGLLEHVVNLMEIAVRIAERYPKVDFELVVMGAFLHDIGKIEELNCDRGFSYTDSGQMLGHVVLALGMLDEKLRQAAELSGEEFPDELALRLRHMIVSHHGQYEFGSPKLPMTLEAITLHSLDNLDAKIHHFQQLIRDDSNSESPWTQYHPNLNRKLFKGTREGEKRPVS; encoded by the coding sequence ATGCCGCGTCGTTTTGTCAATCAATTGGGGCACCAAGAATCCGTCGATCAAGTTTTCCTCGCCTCGCAAAAGCAATTGCGGCCCAATCGGAACGGCAATCTCTATCTGCAGGTCGAACTGTCGGACCGCAGCGGCTCGCTCGCCGCCCGGATGTGGAATGCCACCGACGCCGACCATCGCGGTTTCGAAGACGGCGATTTCGTCCGCGTCGAAGGCACCACGCAAATCTATCAAGGCGCCTTGCAGATGATCGCCACCAGTGTCAGCAAGGCCCGACCGGAAGAGATCGATCTGGCCGATTTCATGACCCTCTCGCCGGCCGAGATCGACCAATTGGCCGTGCGGCTGGCGGAATTGCTCCGCGATATTTCCGATCCACATTTGCGCAATCTGGCCGAGTGTTTCCTCGCCGATGAAGAATTCATGGATCGATTCAGCCGCACGCCGGCGGGCGTGAAGAATCATCATGCCTATCCGGGCGGTTTGCTCGAACACGTCGTGAATCTGATGGAAATAGCCGTGCGGATCGCGGAGCGTTATCCGAAGGTGGATTTCGAATTGGTCGTGATGGGCGCGTTCTTGCACGATATCGGCAAGATCGAAGAGCTCAATTGCGACCGTGGTTTTAGCTACACCGACTCGGGCCAGATGCTCGGCCACGTCGTGCTGGCGCTGGGCATGCTGGACGAAAAATTGCGGCAAGCGGCCGAGCTATCGGGCGAAGAATTTCCCGACGAACTCGCGCTGCGGCTGCGGCACATGATCGTCAGCCATCACGGGCAATATGAATTCGGCTCGCCCAAGCTGCCGATGACGCTCGAAGCGATTACGCTCCACTCGCTCGACAACCTCGACGCCAAGATTCATCACTTCCAGCAACTGATCCGCGACGATTCGAATTCCGAAAGCCCGTGGACGCAGTATCACCCGAACCTGAACCGGAAG